Proteins encoded within one genomic window of Burkholderiaceae bacterium:
- a CDS encoding DUF736 domain-containing protein has protein sequence MANIGTFTAEKDGFTGTLRTLTLNVKVKIVPNDKGDNDNAPDFRVQVAGHDIGAAWKKVSKAERPYVSVTLDDPSFPATVYARLIEGEDGTHDLIWSRNKPQAA, from the coding sequence ATGGCAAACATCGGCACCTTCACCGCGGAGAAAGACGGCTTCACCGGCACGCTGCGCACCCTGACGCTCAACGTCAAGGTCAAGATCGTCCCCAACGACAAGGGCGACAACGACAACGCCCCCGACTTCCGCGTGCAGGTCGCTGGCCACGACATCGGTGCGGCATGGAAGAAGGTCAGCAAAGCCGAACGGCCCTACGTGTCCGTGACCCTCGACGATCCTTCGTTCCCGGCCACCGTCTATGCCCGCCTGATCGAAGGCGAGGACGGCACGCACGACCTGATCTGGTCGCGCAACAAGCCCCAGGCGGCGTAA
- a CDS encoding Transcriptional regulator, Xre family: MAAKHTLSEALKTIRKARGLSQEAFSNVSSRTYMSSLERDLKSPTLNKLAELCEVMEVHPLTLLTLAYAGDDTRRAERLLAQVRQELEAVTQQADAP, translated from the coding sequence TTGGCAGCGAAGCACACATTGTCGGAGGCGTTGAAGACCATCAGGAAGGCGCGGGGGTTGAGCCAAGAGGCCTTCTCCAACGTGTCCAGCCGCACCTACATGAGTTCGCTGGAGCGCGACCTGAAAAGCCCGACCCTGAACAAACTGGCCGAGCTGTGCGAGGTCATGGAGGTCCATCCGCTCACGCTGCTGACACTGGCCTATGCTGGTGACGACACGCGGCGGGCCGAGCGGCTTCTGGCGCAGGTGCGGCAGGAGCTGGAGGCCGTGACGCAGCAGGCCGATGCGCCGTAG
- a CDS encoding putative lipoprotein — protein sequence MNRLTTEDEHRQLLAHGQARAAGEAIDPRPVVRLFTPDAHATWLLAALNPADGDTAWGLIDLGLGMPDLGEIKLSDLAAIVGPRQQLVMRDRYFQAVRPLSEYLRLARENGSIVD from the coding sequence ATGAACCGACTCACCACCGAGGACGAGCACAGGCAACTGCTGGCCCACGGCCAGGCTCGCGCCGCTGGCGAAGCCATCGACCCGCGGCCCGTGGTGCGGTTGTTCACGCCGGACGCGCACGCTACCTGGCTGCTGGCCGCGCTGAACCCCGCCGATGGCGACACTGCCTGGGGCCTGATCGACCTGGGATTGGGAATGCCGGATCTGGGGGAAATCAAGCTGTCGGATCTGGCTGCCATCGTCGGGCCACGCCAACAGCTCGTGATGCGGGACCGGTATTTCCAGGCAGTACGCCCACTGTCCGAATACCTGAGACTGGCCCGGGAGAACGGCTCCATCGTCGATTGA
- a CDS encoding Plasmid replication initiator protein has protein sequence MSSPALPSRQRPVPEREQLDLFRALPGDMAPRDSQDLMAFPFFSLAKSRRTAPIDFRAGDVTIRVEGTAEHGIATIWDADVLIWAASQIVEARDAGLRPSRLMQVRPYEVLRFIGRGTSLRDYQRLKAALDRLQSTTVATSIRETSGRRLHRFSWINEWKEMADARGTPLGIELILPDWFYAGVLDAALVLTIDPAYFRLTGGIERWLYRLVRKHGGRQPGGWQFDFQHLYRKSGSVARFYDFAADLRALVARQALPGYLLGIEHAAGVASPLLTFRPVPPTARG, from the coding sequence ATGTCCAGTCCTGCGCTGCCGTCCCGGCAGCGGCCCGTGCCGGAACGCGAACAGCTCGACCTGTTCCGCGCCCTGCCGGGCGACATGGCGCCGCGCGACAGCCAGGACCTGATGGCGTTTCCGTTCTTCTCGCTGGCCAAGTCGCGGCGCACGGCGCCGATCGACTTCCGCGCTGGCGACGTGACGATCCGCGTGGAAGGCACGGCCGAGCACGGCATCGCCACAATCTGGGACGCCGACGTGCTGATCTGGGCCGCCTCGCAGATCGTGGAAGCGCGCGACGCGGGCCTGCGTCCATCGCGGCTGATGCAGGTGCGCCCCTACGAGGTGCTGCGTTTCATCGGGCGCGGTACGTCGCTGCGCGACTACCAGCGCCTCAAGGCCGCACTGGATCGCCTGCAATCGACTACGGTGGCCACATCCATCCGGGAGACGAGCGGTCGGCGTCTGCACCGCTTCTCGTGGATCAACGAGTGGAAGGAAATGGCCGACGCCCGCGGCACGCCGCTGGGCATCGAACTGATCCTGCCAGACTGGTTCTATGCCGGCGTGCTCGACGCCGCCCTGGTGCTGACCATCGACCCAGCGTATTTCCGGCTCACGGGCGGCATCGAGCGCTGGCTGTACCGGCTGGTGAGGAAGCACGGCGGTCGGCAGCCGGGCGGCTGGCAGTTCGACTTCCAGCACCTGTACCGCAAATCGGGCAGCGTGGCGCGGTTCTACGACTTCGCGGCCGACTTGCGCGCGCTGGTGGCGCGGCAAGCCCTGCCGGGCTACCTGCTGGGCATCGAGCATGCCGCTGGCGTTGCCTCGCCGCTGCTGACCTTCCGGCCCGTGCCGCCCACGGCACGGGGATAA
- a CDS encoding ParA-like protein: protein MIFAFLNQKGGVGKTTLATHIAGELAMRGLHVILLDADPQGSSLDWTQRRSQQGLPRLFSAVGLARETLHQEAPELARRADHVIIDGPPRIAALARSALLAAERVLIPVQPSPYDVWASAEMVSLIREAQVFRPALRAAFVINRRVSTTIIGREARQSLAEQPLPALRSEIHQRIVFADSVAAGRLARETAPDSAAAREIAALTDELLRWPT, encoded by the coding sequence ATGATCTTCGCGTTTCTCAACCAGAAAGGCGGTGTCGGCAAGACCACGCTCGCCACGCACATCGCGGGCGAACTGGCGATGCGCGGCCTGCACGTCATCCTGCTGGATGCCGACCCGCAGGGTTCCTCGCTCGACTGGACGCAGCGCAGAAGCCAGCAAGGCTTGCCACGGCTGTTCAGCGCCGTGGGCCTTGCCCGCGAGACGCTGCATCAGGAAGCGCCGGAGCTGGCCCGCCGCGCCGATCACGTCATCATCGACGGCCCGCCGCGCATCGCCGCCCTGGCGCGCTCCGCGCTGCTGGCGGCCGAGCGCGTGCTGATCCCGGTGCAGCCCAGCCCCTACGACGTGTGGGCCAGCGCCGAGATGGTTTCGCTGATCCGCGAAGCGCAGGTGTTCCGGCCTGCGCTGCGCGCGGCCTTCGTCATCAACCGGCGCGTCAGCACCACCATCATCGGCAGGGAGGCGCGGCAGTCGCTGGCCGAACAGCCGCTGCCGGCGCTGCGCTCGGAGATCCACCAGCGCATCGTCTTCGCCGACAGCGTGGCCGCTGGCCGGCTCGCCCGCGAAACCGCGCCCGACAGCGCCGCCGCACGCGAGATCGCCGCGCTCACCGATGAACTGCTGCGGTGGCCGACATGA
- a CDS encoding glycosidase: MNASALPAAHAATAAPAAAPPPSLSTLAGQAGSVPLTRVSLAYIEPRFKLYLRFGEPARTLRLDRWRRCAVFLPRAMFCRVRWEANDYGTIRWQLMVMQAATPLDDMQRIPGVRPGARLLLHAEGENAVRAVLERIDGIDAQGIAAIDVSPAYWRTLGNRLAARLPLPEYTAERHAAWLAGRALP, encoded by the coding sequence ATGAACGCATCCGCCTTGCCTGCCGCTCACGCGGCAACGGCTGCACCGGCTGCTGCGCCGCCGCCTTCGCTTTCGACGCTCGCCGGCCAGGCTGGCAGCGTGCCGCTGACTCGCGTATCGCTCGCCTACATCGAACCGCGCTTCAAGCTCTACCTGCGTTTCGGCGAACCGGCACGCACGCTGCGGCTCGACCGCTGGCGGCGCTGCGCGGTGTTCCTGCCGCGTGCAATGTTCTGCCGTGTGCGCTGGGAGGCAAACGACTACGGCACGATCCGCTGGCAGCTCATGGTGATGCAAGCCGCCACGCCGCTGGACGACATGCAGCGCATCCCCGGTGTGCGGCCGGGCGCACGCCTGCTGCTGCACGCCGAAGGCGAAAACGCGGTGCGTGCCGTGCTGGAACGCATCGACGGCATCGACGCGCAGGGCATCGCCGCCATCGACGTGTCGCCCGCGTACTGGCGCACGCTGGGCAACCGTCTGGCGGCTCGCCTGCCGCTGCCCGAATACACCGCCGAGCGGCATGCTGCCTGGCTGGCTGGAAGGGCGCTGCCATGA
- a CDS encoding Type IV secretory pathway, protease TraF, whose amino-acid sequence MTTQSNTTCTHEAAPHPRSRPRARIVLAGFAAVGLAALAWAAFVSPLPRLTYNPSDSVAVGWYRIEPFDPHTASLPRPLSVDSIVLVPLPDRAAMLAAQRGYLPTRVPLLKRVGAVAPQHVCIVAGQVRIDGVPAAAALPADRLGRPLPSLQLCRRLEPGELFLLSVTNPASFDSRYFGPVSASAVIGVAHPVWLETRP is encoded by the coding sequence ATGACGACCCAATCCAACACCACATGCACGCACGAAGCCGCGCCGCATCCTCGCTCGCGCCCGCGCGCTCGCATCGTGCTGGCGGGCTTCGCCGCCGTCGGCCTCGCTGCGCTGGCCTGGGCGGCTTTCGTGTCGCCGCTGCCGCGTCTGACCTACAACCCGTCCGACAGCGTAGCGGTCGGCTGGTATCGCATCGAACCGTTCGACCCGCACACCGCCTCGCTGCCACGTCCGCTGTCCGTGGACAGCATCGTGCTGGTGCCGCTGCCCGACAGGGCCGCCATGCTGGCTGCGCAGCGCGGCTACCTGCCGACCCGCGTTCCGCTGCTCAAACGTGTGGGCGCGGTCGCGCCGCAACACGTTTGCATCGTCGCCGGGCAGGTACGCATCGACGGCGTGCCTGCGGCCGCCGCGCTGCCTGCCGACCGGCTGGGCCGGCCGCTGCCATCCTTGCAGCTTTGCCGCCGCCTCGAACCGGGCGAGCTGTTCCTGTTGAGCGTGACCAATCCGGCGTCGTTCGACAGCCGCTATTTCGGGCCAGTCAGCGCGTCCGCCGTGATCGGCGTTGCGCATCCGGTGTGGCTGGAGACACGCCCATGA
- a CDS encoding Type IV secretory pathway, VirD2 components (relaxase), with product MTDRSDDDFRIRPGAPKNRGQGFVSKVLKQAGKASGGKSSVRRTAAGGGSARAGQRPGSRLGRGHTAARFAGAKLTPMSRRVTIKTLLLNQRQASPQSLAKHLRYIERDGVGRDGEPGRAYGPQADDADLEAFKERCADDRHHFRFIVSPEDGAELDDLRTYTRHLMNRMEADLGTWLDWVAVDHWNTDNPHTHLIVRGRDDTGKDLIIAGDYIADGFRHRAAELATEWLGLRTELEIQQTLQREVEQERWTSLDRTLQREAGEDGRVQIERFNEPKLQRQRLLLIGRLQRLQRLGLADETQPGTWAVHADAEKTLRALGERGDIIRTMQGAMRGEPRELAVFEPGDDGRTILGRVAAKGLADELRDRGYLVIDGVDGKAHYVVLNTRDELANYPTGAVVEVKGSADVRAADKNIAVLASDGLYRTDHHLAIAQGQAVPGRDPQEVVAAHVRRLEALRRAGIVERVAEGLWKVPGDLPDQGRRYDAQRLGGVAVELKSHLPIERQARVIGATWLDQQLIGGGSGLGDLGFGGEAKQAMQQRTDFLAEQGLAERRGQRVILARNLLAMLRSRDVAHAAKDLAAETGLEHRPVADGQRVAGIYRRSVMLASGRYAMLDDGMGFSLVPWRPVIEQRLGMPISAQVHDGRVSWQIRRQQGLSVI from the coding sequence ATGACCGACCGCAGCGACGATGATTTCCGCATCCGCCCCGGCGCCCCGAAGAACCGGGGCCAGGGCTTCGTCTCCAAGGTGCTCAAGCAGGCGGGCAAGGCCAGTGGCGGCAAGTCCTCGGTGCGCCGTACCGCAGCCGGCGGCGGCAGCGCACGCGCTGGCCAGCGGCCCGGCTCGCGCCTGGGGCGCGGGCATACGGCGGCACGCTTCGCAGGCGCGAAGCTGACGCCCATGTCGCGGCGCGTGACCATCAAGACGCTGCTGCTCAACCAGCGCCAAGCCAGCCCGCAATCGCTCGCCAAGCATTTGCGTTACATCGAACGCGACGGCGTCGGCCGCGATGGCGAGCCGGGCCGGGCTTACGGGCCGCAGGCCGACGACGCCGACCTCGAAGCCTTCAAGGAACGCTGTGCCGACGACCGGCACCATTTCCGCTTCATCGTCTCGCCCGAGGACGGGGCCGAACTGGACGACCTGCGCACCTACACGCGGCATCTGATGAACCGCATGGAAGCTGACTTGGGCACGTGGCTGGATTGGGTGGCGGTGGATCACTGGAACACCGACAACCCCCACACGCATTTGATCGTGCGCGGGCGCGACGACACCGGCAAAGACCTCATCATCGCCGGCGACTACATCGCTGATGGATTCCGCCATCGTGCCGCTGAACTGGCGACCGAATGGCTGGGGCTGCGCACCGAACTGGAGATCCAGCAGACCTTGCAACGCGAGGTGGAGCAGGAGCGGTGGACGAGCCTGGATCGTACGCTGCAACGCGAGGCCGGCGAAGACGGCCGGGTGCAGATCGAACGCTTCAACGAACCGAAGCTGCAACGCCAACGCCTGCTGCTGATCGGCCGCCTGCAACGCTTGCAGCGCCTGGGGCTGGCCGACGAGACGCAGCCGGGCACCTGGGCCGTCCATGCCGATGCCGAGAAGACCCTGCGCGCCCTGGGCGAGCGTGGCGACATCATCCGCACCATGCAGGGTGCCATGCGCGGCGAGCCGCGCGAACTGGCGGTGTTCGAGCCGGGCGACGATGGCCGAACCATTCTCGGCCGCGTAGCCGCGAAGGGGCTGGCCGACGAGCTGCGCGACCGCGGCTATCTGGTCATCGACGGGGTGGACGGCAAGGCCCACTACGTCGTGCTCAACACCCGCGACGAGCTGGCGAACTATCCCACCGGCGCCGTGGTGGAGGTGAAGGGATCGGCCGACGTGCGCGCGGCCGACAAGAACATCGCCGTGCTGGCGAGCGATGGCCTGTACCGCACCGACCACCACCTTGCTATCGCGCAGGGCCAGGCCGTACCGGGCCGCGATCCGCAGGAAGTCGTCGCGGCCCACGTCCGGCGCTTGGAAGCCCTGCGCCGGGCAGGCATCGTGGAGCGCGTGGCCGAAGGGCTATGGAAGGTGCCGGGCGACCTGCCCGATCAGGGCCGTCGCTACGACGCGCAGCGCCTGGGCGGCGTGGCCGTGGAGCTGAAATCGCACCTGCCCATCGAGCGGCAGGCCCGCGTGATCGGGGCCACCTGGCTTGACCAGCAGTTGATCGGCGGCGGCTCTGGCCTGGGCGACCTGGGCTTTGGCGGCGAGGCCAAGCAGGCAATGCAGCAGCGCACCGACTTCCTGGCCGAACAGGGGCTGGCCGAGCGGCGCGGCCAACGCGTCATCCTGGCGCGCAATCTGCTGGCAATGCTGCGCAGCCGGGATGTAGCGCATGCCGCGAAGGACTTGGCCGCCGAAACTGGCCTGGAGCACCGGCCCGTGGCCGATGGCCAGCGCGTGGCGGGTATCTACCGCCGCAGCGTCATGCTGGCCAGCGGACGCTACGCCATGCTCGATGACGGCATGGGGTTCAGCCTGGTGCCATGGAGGCCTGTCATCGAACAACGACTCGGTATGCCGATTTCTGCGCAGGTACATGACGGCCGCGTATCCTGGCAAATCCGACGGCAACAGGGCTTATCTGTTATCTGA
- a CDS encoding 3-ketoacyl-CoA thiolase, whose amino-acid sequence MQPVFVAGTGMTRFGKHIDCGLKSLAAEAIGEAIANAGITPSQLQAAHMGNAAAGVMADQVLIPGQVALRGMGIGRIPVVNIENACRRILAVGARYAAGFR is encoded by the coding sequence ATGCAGCCCGTCTTCGTCGCTGGCACGGGCATGACCCGTTTCGGCAAGCACATTGACTGCGGTCTCAAATCGCTCGCCGCCGAGGCGATTGGCGAAGCCATTGCCAATGCAGGCATCACCCCGTCCCAACTGCAGGCGGCCCACATGGGCAACGCCGCTGCTGGTGTCATGGCCGACCAGGTGCTGATCCCCGGACAGGTGGCGCTGCGCGGCATGGGCATCGGGCGCATTCCGGTCGTCAACATCGAGAACGCTTGTAGACGCATCCTTGCAGTGGGTGCTCGATATGCTGCTGGCTTCAGATAA
- a CDS encoding ABC transporter, permease protein 2 (cluster 4, leucine/isoleucine/valine/benzoate): protein MNTMNAPLNIRPAASPTWLRWTASVVGLALLAWSFSWQSYPLYVMTQVLIYGIAIMGLNLLTGYTGQISLGHSAFFAIGAYTAAVLSHHLGWPFYVGVPVAALLCFVAGFLFGFPALRLPMLYLALSTFAVAVVTPQALKWKKIEWLTGGVAGIVLEKPVFPGVLADRADWAIMACVAACALCAFLLARRILGSQFGRLVDASRDQPLAAAAGGLDITALRTQMFGLSAAFTGLAGALSVVAGQFVAPENFPFLLSVSLLVGSFVGGVRSLWGAFLGAAFIVLTPNLAESVSQSAPWMIFGFALLAMVFLAPNGLSGWITSLWRRRANSSSAQS, encoded by the coding sequence ATGAATACCATGAACGCCCCACTCAACATCCGCCCGGCGGCATCGCCCACCTGGTTGCGCTGGACGGCCTCGGTGGTCGGGCTCGCGCTGCTGGCCTGGTCCTTTAGTTGGCAAAGTTATCCGTTGTACGTGATGACGCAGGTGCTGATCTATGGCATCGCCATCATGGGCCTGAACCTGCTCACCGGCTACACGGGCCAGATCTCGCTCGGCCACAGCGCCTTCTTCGCCATCGGTGCCTATACCGCGGCGGTGCTCTCGCATCACCTGGGCTGGCCGTTCTACGTGGGCGTGCCGGTGGCGGCGCTGTTGTGCTTCGTGGCGGGTTTCCTCTTCGGCTTCCCGGCGCTGCGGCTGCCCATGCTTTATCTGGCGCTGTCCACCTTCGCGGTGGCGGTCGTGACACCGCAGGCGCTCAAGTGGAAAAAGATCGAGTGGCTGACCGGCGGCGTGGCGGGGATCGTCCTGGAAAAACCTGTGTTCCCAGGGGTGCTGGCCGACCGGGCGGACTGGGCCATCATGGCCTGCGTTGCGGCCTGCGCGCTCTGCGCCTTCCTGCTGGCGCGGCGGATTCTCGGCTCGCAGTTCGGCCGCCTGGTGGACGCCTCGCGCGACCAGCCGCTCGCGGCGGCGGCGGGCGGGCTCGACATCACCGCCCTGCGCACGCAGATGTTCGGCCTCAGCGCGGCGTTCACCGGCCTGGCCGGTGCCCTGAGCGTGGTGGCGGGCCAGTTCGTCGCGCCCGAGAACTTTCCCTTCCTGCTCTCGGTGTCCCTGCTGGTGGGCAGCTTCGTGGGCGGGGTGCGGAGCCTGTGGGGCGCCTTCCTGGGGGCTGCTTTCATCGTGCTTACGCCCAACCTGGCCGAGAGCGTGTCGCAATCCGCCCCGTGGATGATTTTCGGCTTCGCACTGCTCGCAATGGTCTTCCTGGCCCCAAATGGCTTGAGCGGCTGGATCACCAGCCTCTGGCGCAGGCGTGCAAATTCCTCATCCGCCCAGTCTTAG
- a CDS encoding high-affinity branched-chain amino acid transport system permease protein LivH has protein sequence MQAFLHQIASGLAAGGIYASLAIALVLIYRCTSSVNFAQGELAMFSTYMSWALVQAGASWWVAFAVVVVGAFLLGLALERVIFQPLRHKPVLSVVAASIALLIILNSLVGWLFGHEMQEFATPFGGVLRRAEPFLSAHEVGVLLVTLAELAAVFVFFRFTRFGLAMRAVAVNAPSAELVGISTNKVLAVGWGLAAVAGAVAGLMAAPIVFLEPSMMMGPLIYALAGALLGGIASPVGAVAGGFAIGVLENLLGAYVVGNDLKLTCIMLLIIAMLVLRPAGIFGKTVQVRV, from the coding sequence ATGCAAGCATTTCTTCACCAGATAGCTTCGGGCCTGGCGGCGGGCGGCATCTATGCCAGCTTGGCCATCGCGCTCGTGCTCATCTACCGCTGCACTTCGTCCGTCAATTTCGCGCAGGGCGAACTGGCGATGTTTTCCACCTACATGAGCTGGGCGCTGGTTCAGGCTGGCGCGTCGTGGTGGGTAGCCTTCGCCGTCGTGGTCGTGGGTGCGTTCCTGCTCGGGCTGGCGCTGGAGCGGGTCATCTTCCAGCCCCTGCGGCACAAGCCGGTGCTCTCGGTCGTGGCGGCCAGCATCGCGCTGCTCATCATCCTCAACAGCCTGGTCGGCTGGCTGTTCGGACATGAGATGCAGGAGTTCGCCACGCCGTTCGGTGGTGTTCTCCGCCGTGCCGAGCCCTTTCTCTCGGCCCATGAGGTCGGCGTTCTGCTCGTCACCCTTGCCGAGCTGGCGGCGGTGTTCGTGTTCTTCCGCTTCACCCGCTTCGGCCTGGCGATGCGCGCGGTGGCGGTGAACGCGCCGTCGGCAGAGCTGGTGGGCATCAGCACCAACAAGGTGCTGGCCGTGGGCTGGGGCCTTGCGGCGGTGGCCGGTGCCGTGGCAGGGCTGATGGCCGCGCCCATCGTGTTCCTGGAGCCGTCGATGATGATGGGGCCGCTGATCTATGCACTGGCGGGCGCGCTGCTGGGCGGCATTGCCAGCCCCGTGGGTGCCGTGGCCGGGGGCTTCGCCATCGGGGTGCTGGAGAACCTGCTGGGCGCCTATGTGGTCGGCAACGACCTGAAGCTGACCTGCATCATGTTGCTGATCATCGCCATGCTGGTCTTGCGGCCCGCCGGCATCTTCGGCAAGACGGTTCAGGTGAGGGTGTGA
- a CDS encoding branched-chain amino acid ABC transporter, ATP-binding protein LivF, whose product MTQRLEIRNLAVAYGRTAVVHGIDLHVQAGEMVALLGANGAGKTSILRAISHQQVTATGTLRFEGQDIIDMAAPAIASLGIAHVPEGRGTFGDLTVLENLRVGAIHRRDKDGIEQDIARMQTLFPKLSSRAKQAAGTLSGGEQQMLAIARALMMRPKMLLLDEPSFGIAPRVTQEIYELLHQLRETEHLTALIVEQNAQVALNLVNRAYVLESGRITAQGTAAELREDDAVRRSYLGH is encoded by the coding sequence GTGACCCAACGGCTTGAAATCCGCAACCTCGCGGTGGCCTATGGCCGCACGGCGGTGGTGCATGGCATCGACCTGCACGTTCAGGCGGGCGAAATGGTGGCGCTGCTCGGCGCCAACGGCGCGGGCAAGACCTCCATCCTGCGCGCCATCAGCCACCAGCAGGTGACGGCCACGGGCACGCTGCGCTTCGAGGGCCAGGACATCATCGACATGGCCGCGCCCGCCATCGCCTCGCTGGGCATCGCCCACGTGCCCGAGGGGCGCGGCACCTTCGGCGACCTGACGGTGCTGGAGAACCTGCGCGTGGGCGCCATCCACCGCCGCGACAAGGACGGCATCGAGCAGGACATCGCCCGCATGCAGACGCTGTTCCCCAAGCTGTCCAGCCGCGCGAAGCAGGCGGCGGGCACGCTCAGCGGCGGCGAGCAGCAGATGCTGGCCATCGCCCGCGCGCTGATGATGCGCCCCAAGATGCTGCTGCTGGACGAGCCCTCGTTCGGCATCGCGCCGCGCGTGACGCAGGAGATCTACGAACTCCTGCACCAGTTGCGCGAAACCGAGCACCTCACGGCCCTCATCGTGGAGCAGAACGCCCAGGTTGCGCTGAACCTGGTCAACCGGGCCTATGTGCTCGAAAGCGGACGCATCACCGCCCAGGGCACCGCTGCCGAGCTGCGCGAAGACGACGCCGTGCGCCGCAGCTACCTCGGCCACTGA
- a CDS encoding branched-chain amino acid transport ATP-binding protein LivG, producing the protein MEPILSVRDLTIRFGGVVALDAFSMDVPEGSIFGLIGPNGAGKTTCFNCISGLYRPTRGSVRFGHAELTRLPRHGVARLGLSRTFQNVALYPSLTVRENVMVGAHARLPVSMLGAALRSRAVRAAEEEIAHSADAALATLRLSAYADRGVAELPVGIQHRVEIARALVTQPKLLLLDEPAAGLTAGEVDELREVLLRLHEELKLSMVVVEHNMRFVMKTCSDLAVLSFGRKLAQGSPEEVANNDAVLDAYLGGVL; encoded by the coding sequence ATGGAACCCATTCTTTCCGTACGCGATCTGACGATCCGCTTTGGCGGCGTCGTTGCGCTGGACGCCTTCTCGATGGACGTGCCTGAGGGCAGCATCTTCGGCCTGATCGGGCCGAACGGGGCCGGCAAGACGACCTGCTTCAACTGCATCAGCGGCCTGTACCGGCCCACACGCGGCAGCGTGCGCTTCGGCCACGCTGAACTGACACGCCTGCCGCGCCACGGCGTCGCCCGGCTGGGCCTCAGCCGTACCTTCCAGAACGTGGCGCTCTACCCGTCGCTCACGGTGCGCGAGAACGTGATGGTGGGCGCGCACGCGCGGCTGCCGGTGTCGATGCTGGGTGCCGCGCTGCGCTCGCGCGCCGTCCGTGCCGCCGAGGAAGAAATCGCACACTCGGCCGACGCGGCCCTGGCCACGCTGCGGCTGTCTGCGTATGCGGACCGGGGCGTGGCGGAACTGCCAGTGGGCATCCAGCACCGCGTGGAAATCGCGCGGGCGCTGGTGACGCAGCCCAAGCTGCTGCTGCTCGACGAACCTGCCGCTGGCCTCACCGCTGGCGAGGTCGATGAACTGCGCGAGGTGCTGCTGCGCCTGCATGAAGAGTTGAAGTTGAGCATGGTGGTCGTGGAACACAACATGCGCTTCGTGATGAAGACCTGCTCCGACCTCGCGGTGCTGAGCTTTGGCCGCAAGCTCGCCCAGGGCTCGCCCGAGGAAGTGGCCAACAACGACGCCGTGCTCGATGCCTATCTGGGAGGTGTGCTGTGA